Proteins from one Endomicrobiales bacterium genomic window:
- the murG gene encoding undecaprenyldiphospho-muramoylpentapeptide beta-N-acetylglucosaminyltransferase, whose product MESKTVIIAAGGTGGHLYPGIALARELKWRGYVPIFVVKKNDISSSVIASEGFIYKQIPATGLPRKISLKIFLFIYNFVRGLFSAFFIVKKAQVVAVIGMGGYISFPVLIAGIILRKKTLIHEQNSIPGLANKILSYCVNNVALSYAQSAKYFPNGKSILTGNPVRKEIIGADKNESLQALGLSKDKFTILVFGGSQGASKINSTLIEAMDKLVELKNKIQFLHITGKANYEAVSLKYAKRPFTYVLYPYLENMACAYAASDMVLCRAGATTLAELALLALPCVLVPFAYATNNHQQKNAELYSKNYQAQIIQEKYLTPELLAEKILFFYNTQNNTQNNRQILGKWPQEKLADLIVNF is encoded by the coding sequence ATGGAAAGTAAAACAGTAATTATTGCGGCAGGTGGAACCGGCGGGCATCTATACCCGGGCATAGCGCTCGCGCGTGAACTAAAATGGCGCGGATATGTGCCTATTTTTGTGGTAAAAAAGAACGATATCAGTTCTTCAGTAATTGCTTCTGAGGGGTTTATCTACAAACAAATTCCAGCCACTGGCCTTCCAAGAAAAATCTCACTAAAAATATTTTTATTTATTTATAATTTTGTAAGGGGATTATTTAGCGCATTTTTTATAGTGAAAAAAGCTCAAGTGGTAGCTGTAATTGGCATGGGCGGTTATATTTCTTTTCCTGTGCTTATAGCCGGTATTATATTAAGAAAAAAAACTCTTATACACGAACAAAACAGCATTCCGGGTTTAGCAAATAAAATTCTTTCGTATTGCGTAAATAATGTTGCCTTAAGTTATGCCCAGAGTGCAAAATACTTTCCAAATGGCAAAAGTATATTAACCGGCAACCCTGTGCGCAAAGAGATAATTGGTGCGGATAAAAATGAAAGTTTGCAAGCATTGGGCTTAAGTAAAGATAAGTTTACAATTCTTGTTTTTGGTGGAAGCCAAGGTGCAAGCAAAATAAATTCAACGCTTATTGAAGCAATGGACAAATTAGTTGAGCTTAAAAATAAAATACAATTTTTGCATATAACAGGCAAAGCAAATTACGAAGCAGTTTCTTTAAAGTATGCAAAACGGCCATTTACTTACGTGCTTTACCCATATTTGGAAAATATGGCTTGCGCTTATGCCGCTTCAGATATGGTTTTATGCAGGGCGGGAGCTACTACACTTGCCGAGCTTGCTTTGCTTGCATTGCCTTGCGTGCTTGTGCCATTTGCGTATGCCACAAACAATCACCAGCAAAAAAACGCCGAGCTTTATTCAAAAAACTATCAGGCGCAAATAATTCAAGAAAAATACTTAACCCCGGAACTTTTGGCAGAAAAAATATTGTTTTTCTATAATACTCAAAACAATACGCAGAA